A single Oryctolagus cuniculus chromosome 18, mOryCun1.1, whole genome shotgun sequence DNA region contains:
- the ARHGAP33 gene encoding rho GTPase-activating protein 33, whose amino-acid sequence MVARSTDSLDGPGEGSVQPLPAPGGPSVKGKPGKRLSAPRGPFPRLADCAHFHYENVDFGHIQLLLSPEREGPTLSGENELVFGVQVTCQGRSWPVLRSYDDFRSLDAHLHRCIFDRRFSCLPELPPPPEGARAAQMLVPLLLQYLETLSGLVDSNLNCGPVLTWMELDNHGRRLLLSEEASLNIPAVAAAHVVKRYTAQAPDELSFEVGDIVSVIDMPPTEDRSWWRGKRGFQVGFFPSECVELFTERPGPGLKADADGPLCGIPAPQGLSSLTSAVPRPRGKLAGLLRTFMRSRPSRQRLRQRGILRQRVFGCDLGEHLSNSGQDVPQVLRCCSEFIEAHGVVDGIYRLSGVSSNIQRLRHEFDSERIPELSGPAFLQDIHSVSSLCKLYFRELPNPLLTYQLYGKFSEAMSVPGEEERLVRVHDVIQQLPPPHYRTLEYLLRHLARMAKHSANTSMHARNLAIVWAPNLLRSMELESVGLGGAAAFREVRVQSVVVEFLLTHVDVLFSDTFTSAGLDPAGRCLLPRPKSLAGSGPSTRLLTLEEAQARTQGRLGTPTEPTTPKAPASPVERRKGERGEKQRKPGGSSWKTFFALGRGPNVHRKKPLPWLGGSRAPPQPSGSRPDTVTLRSAKSEESLSSQASGAGLQRLHRLRRPHSSSDTFPVGPAPAGSCESLSSSSSSSSSSSSSSSASASSAAAQGALSGSPSHRTSAWLDDGDELDFSPPRCLEGLRGLDFDPLTFRCSSPTPGDPAPPASPAPPAPASAFPPRATPQALSPRGPTSPASPTALDISEPLAVSVPPAVLELLGAGGTPVSVTPTPALSPGPGPRPHLIPLLLRGAEAQLSETCQQELGSKLSLPGARGPQGQHGPGADSPLLPPPLSLLRPGGAPPPPPKNPARLMALALAERAQQVAERQSQQEREGTPPAPHSPFRRSLSLEVGGEPLGTTGSGPIPHSLGHPGAWVPAPPPYLPRQQSDGSLVRNPRPMGTSRRGLRGPAQVPTPGFFSPAPRECLPPFLGVPKPGLHSLGPPSFQPRSPAPAWRSSRGPPASLDRGENLYYEIGAAEGSPYSGPTRSWSPFRSMPPDRLSASYGMLGQSPPLHRSPDFLLSYPPPPSCFPPDHLGCSAPQHPARRPTRPEPLYVNLALGPRGPSPTSSGSSSSPPAHPRSRSDPGPPAPRLPQKQRAPWGPRTPHRVPGPWGPPEPLLLYRAGPPAYGRGGEHPRGSLYRNGGQRGEGAGPPPPYPTPSWSLHSEGQTRSYC is encoded by the exons GCTCGCAGCACCGACAGCCTGGATGGCCCAGGAGAGGGTTCAGTGCAGCCCCTGCCGGCCCCCGGGGGCCCCAGTGTGAAGGGGAAGCCTGGGAAGAG GCTCTCCGCTCCGCGAGGCCCCTTCCCGCGGCTGGCTGACTGTGCCCACTTCCACTATGAGAACGTGGACTTTGGCCACATTCAG CTCCTGCTGTCCCCGGAGCGAGAAGGCCCCACCCTCTCCGGAGAGAACGAGCTGGTGTTTGGAGTGCAGGTGACCTGTCAG GGCCGATCCTGGCCAGTCCTCCGCAGTTACGATGACTTCCGCTCCCTGGATGCCCACCTCCATCGCTGCATATTTGACCGGAggttctcctgcctcccagagcttCCCCCACCTCCAGAGGGCGCCAGAGCTGCCCAG ATGCTGGTGCCACTGCTGCTGCAGTACCTGGAGACCCTGTCAGGACTGGTGGACAGCAACCTCAACTGCGGGCCTGTGCTCACCTGGATGGAG CTGGACAATCATGGCCGAAGACTGCTGCTCAGCGAGGAGGCCTCCCTCAACATCCCTGCCGTGGCTGCCGCCCACGTGGTCAAACGGTACACGGCGCAGGCGCCCGACGAGCTGTCCTTCGAG GTGGGAGACATTGTGTCCGTGATCGACATGCCACCCACGGAGGATCGGAGCTGGTGGCGGGGCAAGCGAGGCTTCCAG GTCGGGTTCTTCCCCAGTGAATGTGTGGAACTCTTCACCGAGCGGCCAGGTCCTGGCCTCAAGGCAG ATGCTGACGGCCCCCTGTGCGGCATCCCAGCTCCCCAGGGTCTCTCCTCTCTGACTTCAG CTGTGCCCCGGCCACGTGGGAAGCTGGCTGGTCTGCTCCGCACCTTCATGCGCTCGCGCCCTTCTCGGCAGCGCCTGCGGCAGAGGGGAATCCTGCGGCAGAGAGTATTTGGCTGTGACCTTGGAGAGCACCTCAGCAACTCAGGCCAGGACG TGCCCCAGGTGCTGCGCTGCTGCTCAGAGTTTATTGAGGCCCACGGGGTGGTGGACGGCATCTATCGGCTGTCAGGCGTCTCCTCCAACATCCAGAGGCTGCG GCacgagtttgacagtgagagaatACCTGAACTGTCTGGCCCGGCCTTCCTGCAGGACATCCACAGCGTGTCCTCCCTCTGCAAGCTCTACTTCCGAGAGCTGCCGAACCCCTTGCTCACCTACCAGCTCTATGGGAAGTTCAGT GAGGCCATGTCAGTGCCTGGCGAGGAGGAGCGCCTGGTGAGGGTCCACGACGTCATCCAGCAGCTGCCCCCGCCGCACTACAG GACCCTGGAGTACCTGCTGAGGCACTTGGCCCGCATGGCGAAACACAGTGCCAACACCAGCATGCATGCCCGCAACCTGGCCATCGTCTGGGCCCCCAACCTGCTACG gtccatggAGCTGGAGTcagtggggctgggtggggctgccgCCTTCCGGGAGGTTCGGGTGCAGTCGGTGGTGGTGGAGTTCCTGCTCACCCACGTGGACGTCCTGTTCAGTGACACCTTCACCTCCGCTGGCCTTGACCCTGCAG GccgctgcctcctccccaggcccaaGTCCCTTGCGGGCAGCGGCCCCTCCACTCGCCTGCTGACGCTGGAGGAAGCCCAGGCTCGCACCCAGGGCCGGCTGGGGACACCCACTGAGCCTACCACTCCCAaagccccagcctcccctgtggAAAG gaggaaaggggagagaggcgAGAAACAGCGGAAGCCAGGGGGTAGCAGCTGGAAGACATTCTTTGCACTGGGCCGGGGTCCCAACGTCCATCGCAAGAAGCCCCTGCCCTGGCTTGGGGGCTCTCGTGCCCCACCGCAGCCCTCAG GCAGCAGACCTGACACGGTCACACTGAGATCCGCCAAGAGTGAGGAGTCTCTGTCATCCCAGGCCAGCGGGGCTG GCCTCCAGCGGCTACACAGGCTGCGGCGGCCGCACTCCAGCAGCGACACTTTCCCGGTGGGCCCAGCGCCTGCCGGCTCGTGCGAGAGCCTGTCCTCCTCATCCTCGTCCtcgtcctcctcgtcctcctcgtcCTCAGCCTCTGCGTCGTCGGCAGCTGCGCAGGGGGCTCTCTCTGGCTCCCCCTCGCACCGCACCTCGGCCTGGCTGGATGACGGAGACGAGCTGGACTTCAGCCCCCCTCGCTGCCTGGAGGGGCTCCGCGGGCTTGACTTCGACCCCCTCACGTTTCGCTGCAGCAGCCCCACCCCGGGGGATCCTGCACCtcctgccagccccgcccccccagcccctgcctctgccttcccacccaGGGCGACCCCTCAGGCCCTCTCGCCCCGTGGGCCCACCAGCCCTGCTTCACCCACTGCCCTGGACATCTCAGAGCCCCTGGCTGTGTCAGTGCCACCCGCTGTGCTAGaactgctgggggctgggggcacgcCTGTCTCCGTCACCCCAACACCAgctctcagccctggcccaggcccacggCCCCATCTCATCCCCCTGCTGCTGCGTGGAGCCGAGGCCCAGCTGAGTGAAACCTGCCAGCAGGAGCTCGGCAGCAAGCTGTCACTACCCGGGGCTCggggaccccagggccagcacg GTCCTGGGGCGGACTCACCGCTGCTGCCCCCACCCTTGTCTCTCCTGCGCCCTGGaggggccccacccccaccccccaagaatCCAGCACGCCtcatggccctggccctggctgagcGGGCTCAGCAGGTGGCCGAGCGGCAGAGCCAGCAGGAGCGTGAGGGCACCCCACCTGCTCCTCATTCCCCTTTCCGCCGCTCACTGTCCCTGGAGGTGGgtggggagcccctggggaccacaGGGAGTGGGCCAATCCCCCACTCCTTAGGCCACCCTGGagcctgggtcccagcacccCCACCCTACCTACCAAGGCAACAAAGCGATGGGAGCCTGGTGAGGAACCCGCGGCCCATGGGGACCTCTAGGAGGGGACTCAGAGGCCCTGCCCAG GTTCCTACTCCTGGCTTCTTCTCCCCAGCCCCCCGGGAGTGCCTGCCACCCTTCCTCGGGGTCCCCAAACCAGgcctgcactccctgggcccccCGTCCTTCCAGCCccgctccccagccccagcctggaggaGCTCTCGGGGCCCCCCGGCATCACTGGACAGGGGAGAGAACCTCTACTATGAGATTGGGGCAGCTGAGGGATCTCCCTACTCCGGCCCCACCCGGTCCTGGAGTCCCTTTCGCTCCATGCCCCCCGATAGGCTCAGTGCCTCCTACGGCATGCTTGGCCAGTCGCCACCCCTGCACAGATCCCCCGACTTCCTGCTCAGCTACCCCCCGCCCCCCTCCTGCTTTCCCCCAGACCACCTTGGCTGCTCAGCCCCGCAGCACCCTGCCCGGCGCCCCACCCGGCCTGAGCCCCTCTATGTCAACCTAGCCCTAGGGCCCAGGGGTCCCTCACCCACCtcctctggctcctcctcttcccctcctgcccATCCCCGAAGCCGCTCAGATcccggccccccagccccccgcctCCCTCAGAAACAGAGGGCACCCTGGGGCCCCCGCACCCCTCATagggtgcctgggccctggggcccaCCCGAGCCTCTCCTGCTTTACAGGGCAGGCCCTCCAGCCTACGGGAGGGGGGGTGAGCACCCTCGAGGGTCTTTGTACAGAAATGGGGGGCAAAGAGGAGAGGGGGCTGGTCCCCCACCTCCCTACCCAACTCCCAGCTGGTCCCTCCACTCTGAAGGCCAGACCCGGAGCTACtgctga